TTTTGTTGCAGTGTCAGCTTCAATGGCCTTTTGTACCAAATCTATACCTTTGTTTAAAAAATCTGACATCTATCGCAGGTAAATGGGAATGTGCCTGGTAAGGGTTGCCTACACGCTTGTCGAATGGATATCTTTTGGATTACATGAGATCGCCATGAGATCGCGGGTGTTCGTTAGTGAAATGGATTCAAATTGAGCTGCGATAGCTACTATCTAAGCTCTCTTCAGAGAAGGCTCCTTCAGTTTAAAGTTACGGGTTGAAAATGTACTTAGATTATTTAGCCCTTTAAGGAACATTGACGACATCCCAATCAGTAGGATCGTGCGCGTTGGGATGGTCTAATTGACCAATTTCCTGGTCATTTAGTTcgaaaccaaaaacatcaatgTTCTCAGGGAGTCTCCCTATAGTTTGGGTCTTGGGGATAGGAATATGTCCTTTTTGAATCGACCATCTTAGTAGTACTTGAGCTGGAGTAACTCCTTTgttctttgcaattgaCTTCACAACCTGTTCGTTGAAACGACCTCCACGAGCCAATGGTGAGTAAGCCTCAGTCAGAATCTCATTCTTATGGCAGAAATCGACTAGACGTTCCCTCATACACCAAGGTGATAGTTCAACTTGATTTACAACTGGTTTGTATTTCAACCCATCCCACGAAAATAACTCTTTTATATGAGCTTCTCCCCAGGAGGACACCCCTAATTGCTTCACAATTCCCTGATCAACAGCTTCTTGCATCGCCTGGTAGGTCTCTTTACGTACCTTAGGTCCCCCATTAGGTGAATGCATCAACAGCAAGTCAATATACTCCAATCCCGGCACCTGGTCGATGGCTCTCTGGATAGACCTCTTTGCATTTTCGTACCCAAACTGGGAATCCCAAAGCTTGGTGGTGTAAAAAACGTCAGATCGTTTGTTATTTTCTGGATCCTCATCCAACCACCGTTCAATTCCTTCCCCgacttctttttcattgcGATAAAGATAAGCGGTGTCGATTAGGCGAAATCCAGCCTTAAGTGCATGATAGACAACATTGGCAGCTTGAGATCTGCCCAATTCCCAGGTTCCAAACCCAATGTGAGGGATTTTGTTTCCGTtattcaattgaagataCCTTGACATGTTTTACCTGCTTTTCCAGTTTACTAGAATTGAGAGTCGACTATTTCGGTGTAGCCTGTCATTTATAAAGTGCtcatttgattttgaaatattcgCTAGCAATCTAATCGTAATCTTCAGTCCTATACAATTGAAATATCCTAAACAATCTGAGTTCTTTTCCTACAACTGCCAATCATCTTTATCGGATACACTTATAAATGGATCTTCAATGCTATTAATCTTGAGATCACTGCACAGACAGCATTTCCCGCTTAGAAGCTTGTCGATCTCCTCTCTCAATTCAGCCCTGCTCTCTCTCTTTGAGCTCATCCGTTTCTCAATACTACTAATCTgactcttcaatttgtaGTCGTTGCTCTCCAATATAGAAGCTACCAGACAATCCTGGTGGAACGAGTGACCGCAAGGGAAGATCATGAATTTCCTGGTAATCAGTATGCGGTTGCACACCGAACAAGACTCTTTAGGCTCTATAATCTGGAAACTGTCATTCTTAAACTCCGCCAACTCTTTCTTGATGGTTTCGGAAATATCAGCTGATTCGTCCATTTCTTGAGATAATAGCTTCATCTCTTTGGAATAGTCCTCCAACGATTGCAcaatctccttcttgaaattgtcaatTACAACGAAATCGGGAAATAATGGTAAAAGATCTTTAATCGTCAACATATCACACTTGCCTAACAAGAAGCTCAACgtctttttgatcttctctCCTATCTCGTCCGTATCGTAGGTGATCAAGTCTGTCTGGAACTTTCTATTACTAATAATGTTGAATATCATCTTGCGACTAATTTGGAGCCATAGTTTCTTCCTTAGCTtatcatcaatatcctGTTTCTCAGCTATCTGAGTAGATTTCCATAGTAAGTCATTGTCTAAAGCCAGTTGGATTGcattttgatattgatcCAACATAGAATACAACTGGACCATGCTCTCAATGCGTTTAAACCTGTTGCATAGTCTTAGTATCAAATCTGCGTCGAAGTAAATGGAGATCTTGCCATCTGGATGCACGTTATCCTCgagatatttcaaagataatgTTTCGTCAGAATTTGGATAAGAAATAATCATTGTGAGGAATGTGTTATGAACCACATTATCAGGGCTTCCTGTGAACCGAATAAAATAGCTCAAGAACCTGATTGCTTGATTATTTGATATATCAATTCTCTTCGAGACTGATCTGTTGTATGTCAATAAGGAAGGAATTAGCTTGTGAATgtccaagttttcaatcattttcatcCACGTGTTAATAGTCTCATTTGGTTCGTTCAAAAGCAGGACAGTGGCATATTTGTATACAATAACTGGATCATTTTGGATAGCAATTATCTTAATGGCATCCTTCCATTTCGAAAGGCCCACATAGTAACCCAATACGAAATCATaatctttgatcaaattgGCAAAATACAAGAGATCCTCGTTCAAGTTGTGAGGTATCAATAGCTGGTAAACAGTTTCCTTATCCAAtgaatctttgaacttgttgaCAAAAGACTGAAACTTGGTGTGAATGTTCTTCGATTCTTCCTCGGATAAAGATTTATCTGAAAGCATCTGAATAAGCAACTTTATGCATGAACAACTTAATATGACTTTTTGCATTTGAAACTTCTTTGTCGGAAATGACTCCAATTTGGTAGTTAAGTATAGTAGTAAACTGTCGTACTCCTTGAGTTCCAGGAGTTGTAAGGTGATGGTCTCAAAATTATAGGAAGTCATGGCTAAAATTTTAGCACCTTCTGAGTATTTCTTCAGCTCCAAGTGgttttttcctttctctATAAGAATCAAGTCTCTGTTCAACTTATCGTTGGAGACCATATCTAGTGCTTCATCGAACTTTTTTTGAGCAAGTAGAATCCTCCAAATATCCTTCGCCTCGTTGTTAATGATGATTTCATAAATGGAGTCTTCATTGAACTGCCAATAACTGGAAGAGTAGCTATCAGTTGATAATCTTACCGCCTCGGGAGCGGATTGTCTCGCACTAATAGTTGAATTCAAACTATTGATCAGTATAATATCGTTGTGCTTAGTCATGACTAGAACGTGATACTTGGTCAAAGAAAACGATTTGATGTCGGATGCTTTTACATTTGACGGTAATGAAACTTTTACgttttccaattggaatcCCAGATCTGTCAAGATCGCATATGTTTTATCATCGGTATATACCTTCCTGATGGAAagctcttcaaatccaatattttttttgaacacGCTGACAAAATTGGACGAATTGTGATGAATTTTTTCTAACTTATCTTTGTAGGTTGATATCCCTGTCTTTGTAAATATGATGATATCCAAATCTACGGCGTTCTTTAACGTCCAGAACACATCAACGATGGACTTGTCGTGATGcacatttttgaaataccTTTCTATTTTATTGGAATTCAGGTTGATGCAGGTCTCATAGACATtttgttcatcaaagacaagaaaCGGCCCTGTCGTCGAATGGCCTACCAGTTCATCACTAAACTTAATGCCAATAAGATCTAAATTCTTgagctttttcaatgagaTTGCACTTTTGGATTTCCTGTTCACATAAAAGTAGTCCAGACTCTTGGTTTTGACAATTAGATGGCAGCCCTTATAGTCACTAAACGAGCCGACAACTTGGGTACCTGCACTTATCGGTAATTGTATAGTTGAGACGTTTTCGGGCCTACTCAAGTCAATTGTGTAAATGGTACCATTCTCCAAAACCAGATCAAGAATGTTACTGTTGACTTGAAGGTCAACTGTTTTTCCCTTGATGTGGAATTCTAGTTGAACTTCTTCTATTGATAGGTCCATGTAGGTTGGTGCTGTGTGTCTTCTGGAAAGATTGATGTTGGCTGGTCGCGCAGATGCTGAAAAGAGAGGGCACACTATCAAGCTAGCCGTGGATGATTAATTTTAATGGAAGGAAGGGGGGATAAGCTTTGCTCAGCTCTTCTTTACGTGGTCAACAAGATTATGAGACTCAATTGAGACTCAATTGCGAGGTGCGGAAGATGTGGACAGAGTTTCAGCTCGAATACCTATACAACAATCTCACTCtaacaacaacaaacttAGATTTAATGTCAGACGCACAGATATCTCCGGGCCAATCCACAGATTATCTAGTACCCTGCCGAATCCAGTTTTGTTTCCGTGCTGTCTCCAATAGGTCTGTTTTATTGATGGAAACTACGTCTATCTTCACGTGATTCAAGATAGATGTACCTGATTACATCAGCTAGTCCCCCGGGTTTTCAATGTTTCAGATCAAGGCtgattgatgaagaaacatGAGAGGTCACCACACTTAGATTGGCTTTACATTACAAATATTCGTGTAGGTTTTACCTCGTCTCGTTGCCATTGTTAGTGGGATCTTCATAGTCTTTGTTCTAGCTGATGGTTGAAATTGTGCGATTGGTATTCGTCATTTTTTAATGCAGCACCTATCGTCTGGCAGTGCCCGAAATTGTCACATAAATAGCATTCAACACCTTTTACAAATGCTTGAATTGCCAAGCAGAAAGGCAGGTTGTCAATGAATTGTCAAGGTCTCATAGACTTGCTGCAATTTCTCAAGTCGATGGTAAGACGTCCAATTCGTCATTCTCAGACACTGTTATGGATAATCAAATTTATCTAGAAACATTTATTGTTGGACAACTCTTTTGTAGCACTATCCTCTTGGCCATCGCATTCTGGTTCAGATGATCGACTACAGCATTTGCCCATCTAACTGAAATAGCCTACAATAACCGGAAACTTTCATGTCAAAGATCACTGAAAACGGATTACAAATGACATACACTCTTACAATAATATCTTGTCATCTTCAATGGGCAATCACAGTTCTTCATTAACAATGTCGAGTAAGATGCCACAGTAATTAACACGGCCAGCCTACGGTACAATTCTCCAATTGGCCTCCCTCGTGCTCTCTCAAAGCCTTGAAAAATCAGCAAAGTGTAACCAGTCCAAATCAGGACCTCTCAATCCTGTTTCAACAAACAAGTTTCAcatttgaaagactttTCATTCCCTTCTTCTGATCCCTTGAACGCAAGACTGGTTTCATAGACCGACAGTTGACCTTTATCTTCACGTGACCTGAGGTATTTTCAGGTGGCTCAaataaaaagaaaccaGTTCCCACTGAGTAATCTTCGTCAAAGACATGGTTGAACGTAGTGTTGATAGTGATCTTGAACAGTTTGAGATAGAAAATGAggaagattttgataaaTTGATTCAGAAGCCCCAGGATACGAGCATCGTCTCCAAGATCACCAATTCTGATTTTTTCGGCAATAATCTGGGATTACTGCTAATAGTCATAAgcaaagttttcaattcagTCATGATAGTGTGCTGTAAACTGCTAGAGATGGATCCAACAGTAGACCGTCCAATTCATGCTCTTGAAATCTTATCCGTCCGAATGTTTTTGACTTATATATGCTGTTACGCCTATATGCACCATTTCAAGACGCCGGACTATCCTTTTGGCCCCAAGGAATGGCGACTTTACGGGGTAATGCGAGGGGTATTTGGGTTTTCTGGAGTGTTTGGAAtgtatttttctttacAATACCTCACGGTTCCCGATGCTGTGGTCATTACATTTTTGATTCCCTCAGTTGTTGGAATCCTTGCCCGTATATTCTTGCACGAACGATTCACCAAGATTGAAGCATGGGGAGCCTTGGTCTCCTTCCTTGGAGTATTACTAATTGCAAGACCTCCATTTCTGTTTGGAGAACGATCGTCTGATGAATCTGATCATAACGTCGAAACTAGTGATCCAGCAAAGAGAATACTAGCGGTTGCTGCCTCCTTGATGGGGGTTGTTGGTGCATCAAGTGTTACAATTGTTATAAAACATATCGGTAAGAACGTTCATCCGTTAATTTTAGTCTCCTATTTTTCCCTAATTACATTTATCATTTCTACAGTGTCCATCATTTTCACCCCTGGTTTAGGGTTTCACGTTCCACAGACATTACATCAatggtttcttttcataCTCATTGGTATTTCTGGATTCTTCATGCAATTCCTTCTGACTGAGGGtattcaaagagaaaggaaaGCCAGTCGTTCAGCATTAATGTTCTACACAGAGATCGTCTTTGTTATCTGTTGGGATTACCTTATATGGAAACATGCGCCCAACACTTTAAGCTGGATCGGTATCTCGATTATTGTTACATCTGCTTTGACGGTGGTGCTGGTCAAGGATAAAGGTTCCGAGGTCCCTGTAGTACAGGAAGAACCAATATTTTTAGACGACATAGACATACGTAACTGATTAGATATGAACATTATTAGATTATTATTACTTAGTCACTccattcttcttctggGGCAACGTATGGAGGAGGCTTGAAGAATTCTTGGTCTTGGAGTACGAACTCACGGaacttttctttatcatcaCAGTACTCGTACAAATACTCTAATTCCAGGTCATGTAGTTGCCTTCCCAGCATCACGAGCGAGTGCAATGGCTCACCGCTGTCATAAGAGgccaattctttcaacgtACCGGCCTTGAATTTCTGGGTTGGAGCTCCCAATCTGGAAACTGCCACACAAGGAGTATTCTCAGTGTATGCctgttctttcttggtttcCTCAACTTCTATTAACTGTTGTGCAGCAGTTGCAATGTTCATGTATCTTGGTGGTTCATAGATCAGTTTTCCCTTCATCATGTTCTCAAATGACTGTTCTTTTACTTTGATATCCAAAAGGATCAGAGTGTGTAGACCCAACTTTCTGTTTCCCATAATCTTTTCATAAAATGAGTCTGGTTTCCATGAATCAGTGAAGAAGACCATAGAGATAGTTTGTCCGAACTGGTATAGTTGCAAACCACAGGCACCTACAGCATTCATAACTGATGCATTGTGGATGGCCTCAACCTTGATGCCCAACTCCCTAGCTCTGATCACCAGATCAGTGTGTGTCGTGGCACCAAACGGATCCCCGACCACCAGAAATGCAATGTCATCTTTGTCAGCTCCCTCCAATATGTCGTCAGATCCAGTTTCCACTAGTTCCCTGTCAGCCAAGATGACATCCTTACCGTAGAACTTTGACAAACTGTCTTGGTCAGCTGCCATCAATATGGAAGTGTAAGCTTCCAAATAGACTCTTTTGCATTTCTTGACCGTCTGTAGACCTCTTACGGTGATATCCGTCTCATATGACAATCCAAGGCCGATTAAATACAGCATTTTCCCTCGGATATTTCAGAGCTGTTAGGAGAACtaaaagttttttttttgttaaTGCTCGAATTTGCGTCTAATCGGCTATCCGATATCCTCAAATTAATTGATTAAAAAGCTGGTGGCTTCACTCTTATCCCCCCCCCTACAAACTACTCCACtaaaattctttcaaacaaTGCCTCGAGTTTACAAAAGGCCCCGAAGACGGATTGCTTCGACGATACTGAAATATTTGACTATTTTTGCCACAATAGCATCTCTATCAGTGTTCTTTATCGGTGTTCCAAGTAAGATATTTGCTTCAGAAAAGCTTGATCATCTATTtattttcaaaaccaaagatGTCTCCGTTGCAGGCATTGATTTGGGATCTGGAACCGTCAACCTCACCGTTTCAGGAACAGTGGTGAAGAATTACACTTATAGCAACCCATTCTTGGTAAAAACGTCTCATTTGGTTAAGGAGGTGAATGTTCAAACATCTGAGATAGAACTGTTTGGAGACGTTGAAAGGTCTGTTACCAAGCTAGGAAAAGCCCAAGTCCAGCCCTTTGAACTGAATGTCGAATACGGCAAGGAACAAGATATTCAATGGATAGTGACCGTGAAGCCCAAAGTCAGGAAAATGATATCAATCATAGAGAAGTTAGTTGATGATCCCGATGCTTCATTGAGGTTACGAGGAGACACGTTGGTAAAACTTAGTCTTTTTAATGGTTACCTTCCGTTATTCAGGTTCAAAATTTATTTGGACGAGACTATCTCCATTGATTGACGATTTACTACATCTACTCCCATTAATTATTGAATGAACTCTTCCCTGTTCTCTGTTTTTTAGTTACTCTTTAATATTTTTTAAAACTAATTTGCTCAGTGTCATTGATGTCTCATTTTCTGTTTGACATATGCTATCGATTTATTAGTCACTCGAGTATCCTTCTTATGCTGCTCGTAGTGGTGTCTGAGATAGGCTAGAAACTTGTTAGAACTTCTTGAACCCTGCATCTGATCTCCGACTTTGATTGGAATGATATGCCTCGTTCCCTCAACACATGATGGGTTAGGACATATGGCCCCATTGGCGATTACGGTTTTTGTCTCCGAGGACCCTTGagatttcttcttcttgccCCGTTTGGCTTCAGTGAAAGCATAATTAGGTATAATGAACATGGGATCAGGCATTACACTTCCATCTGCATATATGCCGTGATTTTTGCCCAAATGATGAACGTAGCTTGAATCTTTCATTCCGAAGAAAAGTAAGTTCTGCTCTTCAACATCTGAGCAATCGAAAACACAGTAGGGGCACATCCCTTGAGTTCCatttttgttgttcttgGGTGTCCTATAGACCCGAGGAGAGTATGTGGTCAAATATCCCTGGTTTTGAGTTGCATAgtgaaattttgattccttcttcaagtgATGCAATGAGATATTGTTGGGAATCCTGAGGCTAGCAAGTGAGCACTCCTCTTCTGGGGAGGCCAGGGAGTGCTGGTTGGAAACCACACTGTTTGACTCTTCGAACTCCTgttgttctttcaaaaaatctagTTGTTGACTGATCTCTGTGCAGAATTCACTGCTGTTCAGTAAAACAACGCTAGTATGCCTCATATTTTCTGCTGTGAAACTGGACGAGAAATCATCGATATTGTTTCCAGTTGGACCAATCTCATCCATATTGACTGGTTTCGTCTCAGAGACATGCTCATTAACTCCCACCCCGTCATCCCCTCTATTTTTTAGAAGGTATGTGgagatgaaattttgagGCGGGAGGGATAACAATAGGTCTTCTCTCAATGGTGGGGTAGTTTCGAACGGATTGACTAATCCTGGATTGGCTTCCTTGAAACTACTTCGGTTGtccaattgaaaacatATAATGTGACTGCCCGCTTTTGGACTTGTGTCGAAGCTTTCATTCGAATCTGCTCTTTGGGCCTGTTGGGGATCCTGGCTAATTATACGTTGGTGTGTCGTCACCTCACTTTCAGTAGAGGAGCCCATAAAAATATTGGTTTCAAAGTCAGGTTGAAAGCTAGTTGCAAGACAATTGTCATTTAACGGATCTTGCTCTGTACCTGGCatatcaaagttgaactctttgttCGAACTGTACACGTTCTGCATCTCTACTATCAGATCGGACGTGTTGTTGCGAATGACAAGATTGGGGTCCACGTTTATAGCTAAACTGGCGGACAATGAGGAATCCTCCCTAAATGAATACATGACTTGAGTATGGTTTGGTGATAGACATTGTAGATCAAGATTT
This window of the Komagataella phaffii GS115 chromosome 2, complete sequence genome carries:
- a CDS encoding Putative xylose and arabinose reductase — encoded protein: MSRYLQLNNGNKIPHIGFGTWELGRSQAANVVYHALKAGFRLIDTAYLYRNEKEVGEGIERWLDEDPENNKRSDVFYTTKLWDSQFGYENAKRSIQRAIDQVPGLEYIDLLLMHSPNGGPKVRKETYQAMQEAVDQGIVKQLGVSSWGEAHIKELFSWDGLKYKPVVNQVELSPWCMRERLVDFCHKNEILTEAYSPLARGGRFNEQVVKSIAKNKGVTPAQVLLRWSIQKGHIPIPKTQTIGRLPENIDVFGFELNDQEIGQLDHPNAHDPTDWDVVNVP
- a CDS encoding Component of CORVET tethering complex, whose amino-acid sequence is MDLSIEEVQLEFHIKGKTVDLQVNSNILDLVLENGTIYTIDLSRPENVSTIQLPISAGTQVVGSFSDYKGCHLIVKTKSLDYFYVNRKSKSAISLKKLKNLDLIGIKFSDELVGHSTTGPFLVFDEQNVYETCINLNSNKIERYFKNVHHDKSIVDVFWTLKNAVDLDIIIFTKTGISTYKDKLEKIHHNSSNFVSVFKKNIGFEELSIRKVYTDDKTYAILTDLGFQLENVKVSLPSNVKASDIKSFSLTKYHVLVMTKHNDIILINSLNSTISARQSAPEAVRLSTDSYSSSYWQFNEDSIYEIIINNEAKDIWRILLAQKKFDEALDMVSNDKLNRDLILIEKGKNHLELKKYSEGAKILAMTSYNFETITLQLLELKEYDSLLLYLTTKLESFPTKKFQMQKVILSCSCIKLLIQMLSDKSLSEEESKNIHTKFQSFVNKFKDSLDKETVYQLLIPHNLNEDLLYFANLIKDYDFVLGYYVGLSKWKDAIKIIAIQNDPVIVYKYATVLLLNEPNETINTWMKMIENLDIHKLIPSLLTYNRSVSKRIDISNNQAIRFLSYFIRFTGSPDNVVHNTFLTMIISYPNSDETLSLKYLEDNVHPDGKISIYFDADLILRLCNRFKRIESMVQLYSMLDQYQNAIQLALDNDLLWKSTQIAEKQDIDDKLRKKLWLQISRKMIFNIISNRKFQTDLITYDTDEIGEKIKKTLSFLLGKCDMLTIKDLLPLFPDFVVIDNFKKEIVQSLEDYSKEMKLLSQEMDESADISETIKKELAEFKNDSFQIIEPKESCSVCNRILITRKFMIFPCGHSFHQDCLVASILESNDYKLKSQISSIEKRMSSKRESRAELREEIDKLLSGKCCLCSDLKINSIEDPFISVSDKDDWQL
- a CDS encoding Methyltransferase required for synthesis of diphthamide is translated as MLYLIGLGLSYETDITVRGLQTVKKCKRVYLEAYTSILMAADQDSLSKFYGKDVILADRELVETGSDDILEGADKDDIAFLVVGDPFGATTHTDLVIRARELGIKVEAIHNASVMNAVGACGLQLYQFGQTISMVFFTDSWKPDSFYEKIMGNRKLGLHTLILLDIKVKEQSFENMMKGKLIYEPPRYMNIATAAQQLIEVEETKKEQAYTENTPCVAVSRLGAPTQKFKAGTLKELASYDSGEPLHSLVMLGRQLHDLELEYLYEYCDDKEKFREFVLQDQEFFKPPPYVAPEEEWSD
- a CDS encoding Regulatory subunit of acetolactate synthase; the encoded protein is MQRSSMYARICTSTELTIEFGTPESLIIVNKVQNLDLQCLSPNHTQVMYSFREDSSLSASLAINVDPNLVIRNNTSDLIVEMQNVYSSNKEFNFDMPGTEQDPLNDNCLATSFQPDFETNIFMGSSTESEVTTHQRIISQDPQQAQRADSNESFDTSPKAGSHIICFQLDNRSSFKEANPGLVNPFETTPPLREDLLLSLPPQNFISTYLLKNRGDDGVGVNEHVSETKPVNMDEIGPTGNNIDDFSSSFTAENMRHTSVVLLNSSEFCTEISQQLDFLKEQQEFEESNSVVSNQHSLASPEEECSLASLRIPNNISLHHLKKESKFHYATQNQGYLTTYSPRVYRTPKNNKNGTQGMCPYCVFDCSDVEEQNLLFFGMKDSSYVHHLGKNHGIYADGSVMPDPMFIIPNYAFTEAKRGKKKKSQGSSETKTVIANGAICPNPSCVEGTRHIIPIKVGDQMQGSRSSNKFLAYLRHHYEQHKKDTRVTNKSIAYVKQKMRHQ